Proteins found in one Thermaerobacter subterraneus DSM 13965 genomic segment:
- the rpoD gene encoding RNA polymerase sigma factor RpoD, whose translation MDVSEVKSPLLEIDEVKRLVDRGRQRGGVLTEDEVTDALQAVDLDADQVDEVYQLLEDLGIEVETGPRRSRNGARNGRAARGHRTRSGDAGLDGMMDEAALDGVAGLDRPEDLDADTAGGGEAGDEGDQDAAAEGTGVDQLGEPVDDEDDLSMPDGVALDDPVRMYLKEIGRIPLLTPEQEIELAKRIEQGDEEAKRKLIQANLRLVVSIAKRYVGRGMLFLDLIQEGNLGLIKAAEKFDYRKGFKFSTYATWWIRQAITRAIADQARTIRIPVHMVETINKLIRVQRQLVQELGREPTPEEIAKEMGIEPEKVREIMKIAQEPVSLETPIGEEEDSHLGDFIEDEDALAPAEAASQLLLREQLEDVLHTLTDREQKVLRLRFGLDDGRQRTLEEVGQIFGVTRERIRQIEAKALRKLRHPSRSKKLKDYLE comes from the coding sequence ATGGACGTGAGCGAGGTCAAGAGCCCGTTGCTGGAGATCGATGAAGTCAAGCGCCTGGTCGACCGGGGACGCCAGCGGGGTGGCGTGCTGACGGAGGATGAGGTCACCGACGCCTTGCAGGCTGTCGACCTGGATGCGGATCAGGTGGACGAGGTCTACCAGCTCCTGGAGGACCTGGGCATCGAGGTGGAGACGGGTCCCCGCCGGTCGCGGAACGGCGCCCGCAACGGGCGGGCGGCGCGCGGTCACCGTACCCGCTCCGGCGATGCCGGCCTGGACGGCATGATGGATGAGGCTGCCCTGGACGGGGTCGCGGGACTGGATCGACCTGAAGACCTGGACGCAGACACGGCCGGCGGTGGCGAGGCCGGAGACGAGGGCGACCAGGACGCGGCCGCCGAAGGGACCGGCGTCGACCAGCTGGGCGAGCCCGTCGATGACGAGGACGACCTGTCCATGCCGGATGGCGTCGCCCTCGACGACCCGGTGCGCATGTATCTCAAGGAGATCGGGCGCATCCCCCTCTTGACGCCGGAACAGGAGATCGAGCTGGCCAAGCGGATCGAGCAGGGCGACGAAGAGGCCAAGCGCAAGCTGATCCAGGCCAACCTGCGGCTGGTGGTCAGCATTGCCAAGCGCTACGTGGGGCGCGGCATGCTGTTCCTGGACCTGATTCAGGAGGGCAACCTGGGCCTGATCAAGGCGGCGGAGAAGTTTGATTATCGGAAGGGCTTCAAGTTCAGCACTTATGCCACCTGGTGGATCCGCCAGGCCATCACCCGGGCCATCGCCGATCAGGCCAGGACGATCCGCATCCCCGTGCACATGGTGGAAACCATCAACAAGCTCATCCGCGTCCAGCGCCAGCTGGTGCAGGAGCTCGGGCGGGAGCCCACGCCGGAGGAGATCGCCAAGGAGATGGGCATCGAGCCGGAGAAGGTGCGGGAGATCATGAAGATCGCCCAGGAACCCGTATCCCTCGAAACGCCCATCGGCGAGGAAGAGGACAGCCACCTGGGTGACTTCATCGAGGACGAGGATGCTCTGGCGCCCGCCGAGGCGGCGTCCCAGCTTTTGCTCCGGGAGCAGCTGGAGGATGTGCTCCACACCCTGACGGACCGCGAGCAGAAGGTCCTGCGGCTGCGTTTCGGCCTGGACGACGGCCGCCAGCGGACGCTGGAGGAAGTGGGCCAGATCTTCGGTGTCACCCGCGAGCGCATTCGCCAGATCGAGGCCAAGGCGCTGCGGAAGCTGCGGCATCCGTCCCGCAGCAAGAAGCTGAAGGACTACCTGGAATGA
- a CDS encoding GNAT family N-acetyltransferase, whose protein sequence is MEPDPSVEYRQFDGLPNGDVLTGLLRLHQLVFGDGQADRLLQEAIKRHRLLTLVAMAGQQVVGYKIGYERKPGHFYSWVGAVSPGFRRRGIASELMRRQHAWCREQGYGTIRTTTKNKWRDMLILNLRHGFDIIGVYVDEQGEPKLILEKRLRP, encoded by the coding sequence ATGGAACCCGATCCCTCCGTCGAATACCGGCAGTTTGATGGCCTCCCCAATGGCGACGTCCTGACCGGTCTTTTGCGGCTGCACCAGCTGGTCTTCGGTGATGGCCAAGCGGATCGCCTGCTGCAGGAAGCAATCAAAAGGCACCGCCTTCTGACCTTGGTGGCAATGGCGGGGCAACAGGTGGTGGGTTACAAGATTGGCTACGAGCGGAAACCCGGCCACTTCTACAGCTGGGTGGGGGCGGTGTCGCCCGGCTTCCGCCGGCGGGGCATCGCCAGCGAGCTGATGCGTCGACAACACGCCTGGTGTCGAGAACAGGGCTACGGTACCATCCGCACCACCACGAAGAACAAGTGGCGCGACATGTTGATCCTGAACCTGCGCCACGGATTCGACATCATCGGCGTCTACGTGGACGAGCAGGGCGAGCCGAAGCTGATCTTGGAAAAGCGGCTGCGCCCGTAG
- a CDS encoding zinc-dependent alcohol dehydrogenase family protein, whose product MKAWQLLRPADARAAPLCLVEVPEPEPGPGEIRLRVRACGVCLTDVHVAEGDLVAPAYPVTPGHQVVGIVEAVGPGVEGVRPGERRGAYWLHRACGHCEACRRGDENLCSYARFTGLHAPGGFAQAMAVPAAYTVPIPPGYDDATAAPLLCAGVIGYRALRLSGLQPGERLALFGFGASAHLVLQVARHQGSQVVVFTRSPAHRELARQLGAMWAGGAEVLAQEEAAGPVPPACDRAIVFAPAGELVPLALRAVRPGGTVVINAVHMTDIPSFPYRLLHGERVLRTVAHVTRRDAEEFMAVAASVPLQVAVQRYPFEQANQALAAVKESRVRGAAVLVLDEPAGR is encoded by the coding sequence GTGAAGGCCTGGCAGCTGCTGCGGCCTGCCGATGCCCGGGCGGCCCCCCTGTGCCTGGTGGAGGTTCCGGAGCCCGAGCCGGGACCGGGGGAGATCCGCCTGCGGGTGCGGGCCTGCGGCGTGTGTCTTACGGACGTGCATGTGGCGGAGGGTGACCTGGTGGCGCCCGCCTACCCCGTGACCCCCGGCCACCAGGTGGTGGGGATCGTCGAGGCCGTGGGCCCCGGCGTGGAAGGCGTTCGCCCCGGGGAGCGGCGGGGGGCCTACTGGCTGCACCGGGCGTGCGGGCATTGCGAGGCGTGCCGCCGCGGCGACGAGAACCTCTGCTCCTACGCCCGGTTCACCGGCCTCCATGCGCCGGGCGGCTTCGCCCAGGCCATGGCGGTTCCGGCGGCCTACACCGTCCCGATCCCGCCGGGCTACGACGACGCCACGGCGGCGCCCCTGCTCTGCGCGGGCGTCATCGGTTACCGGGCCTTGCGGCTCAGCGGCCTGCAGCCGGGGGAGCGGCTGGCCCTGTTCGGCTTCGGTGCGTCGGCCCACCTGGTGCTGCAGGTGGCGCGCCACCAGGGCTCCCAGGTGGTGGTCTTCACCCGCAGCCCGGCCCACCGGGAACTGGCCCGGCAGCTGGGCGCCATGTGGGCGGGGGGTGCCGAGGTCCTGGCGCAGGAAGAGGCGGCAGGGCCCGTTCCTCCTGCCTGTGACCGGGCCATTGTCTTCGCCCCGGCCGGCGAGCTGGTGCCCCTGGCGTTGCGGGCGGTGCGGCCGGGGGGCACCGTGGTCATCAACGCGGTCCACATGACGGACATTCCTTCGTTCCCCTACCGGCTCTTGCACGGGGAGCGGGTCCTGCGGACCGTGGCCCACGTGACCCGCCGGGACGCCGAGGAGTTCATGGCGGTGGCGGCTTCGGTGCCCCTCCAGGTGGCCGTCCAGCGCTACCCCTTCGAGCAGGCCAACCAGGCTCTGGCGGCCGTCAAGGAGAGCCGGGTCCGCGGTGCGGCCGTCCTGGTATTGGACGAACCCGCCGGCCGGTGA
- a CDS encoding MBL fold metallo-hydrolase, producing the protein MVAVADAQDAQGDGRERAGRLSLQEVWPGVYRVPIPIPAPLREVNAYALRGPHGWTLVDTGFHTPEAEARWNQAFHRLGIGPGDVEAVFVTHFHPDHFGAAGWLQQRTGAPVLMHDRELELARRIWRPAAVDGYNAFAARHGVPDELAAPLAQRRARIVSWVDPQPQVTPVREGEELRLGGRRWQVLWTPGHTDGLVVLWQPDEGLLLADDMVLPDISPNISAGPQATPNPLGRYLDSLGQVGRLPARRVLPGHRAPFDDLAGRCRELAEHHRRRLEEVEAIVAAGGPVTAWQVAGQLFGRVMDTLANVEFALGETVAHLDYLVEQGRLAVVEAGDEAAALGGKEDAEPGPRDGSRASVPRLMYEKGR; encoded by the coding sequence ATGGTGGCGGTAGCGGACGCCCAGGACGCCCAGGGGGACGGGCGGGAGCGTGCCGGGAGGCTGTCCCTTCAGGAGGTCTGGCCCGGCGTGTACCGCGTTCCCATCCCCATCCCGGCGCCTCTGCGCGAGGTCAATGCCTATGCCCTCCGCGGTCCCCACGGCTGGACCCTGGTGGATACCGGGTTCCACACCCCGGAGGCCGAAGCCCGCTGGAATCAGGCCTTTCACCGGCTGGGCATCGGCCCCGGTGATGTGGAGGCCGTCTTCGTCACCCATTTCCATCCCGACCACTTCGGCGCCGCGGGGTGGCTGCAGCAGCGCACGGGAGCGCCGGTCCTGATGCACGACCGGGAACTCGAGCTGGCCCGGCGCATCTGGCGGCCGGCCGCTGTCGACGGCTACAACGCCTTTGCCGCCCGGCACGGGGTTCCGGATGAACTGGCCGCCCCTCTGGCCCAGCGCCGGGCCCGGATCGTCTCCTGGGTGGATCCCCAACCTCAGGTGACGCCGGTGCGGGAAGGGGAGGAGCTGCGCCTGGGCGGGCGGCGGTGGCAGGTCCTCTGGACGCCGGGCCACACCGACGGCCTGGTGGTCCTCTGGCAGCCGGACGAGGGCCTCTTGCTGGCGGACGACATGGTCCTTCCCGATATCTCTCCCAACATCTCCGCCGGCCCCCAGGCGACCCCCAATCCCCTGGGCCGGTATCTGGACTCGCTCGGGCAGGTGGGGCGGCTCCCGGCGCGGCGGGTTCTGCCGGGGCACCGGGCTCCCTTCGACGATCTGGCCGGACGGTGCCGGGAACTGGCCGAACACCACCGCCGCCGGCTGGAGGAGGTCGAAGCCATCGTCGCTGCGGGCGGGCCCGTGACGGCCTGGCAGGTGGCCGGGCAGTTGTTCGGGCGGGTCATGGATACCCTGGCCAACGTGGAGTTCGCCCTGGGAGAGACGGTGGCGCACCTGGACTACCTGGTGGAACAGGGCCGGCTGGCGGTGGTGGAGGCCGGGGACGAAGCCGCGGCCCTTGGCGGCAAAGAGGACGCGGAGCCCGGCCCCCGGGACGGGAGCCGGGCTTCCGTGCCGCGCCTGATGTACGAGAAGGGGCGATGA
- a CDS encoding aminotransferase class III-fold pyridoxal phosphate-dependent enzyme — protein MHPFRQYVNPHLAELLEQIQMDKRFVRGEGCWLWDDQGRRYLDFVAAYGALPFGFNPPEIWAALEEARHRGEPSFVQPSFLNAAGELARRLIEVAPPGLRYVTFANSGAEAVEAAIKLARAATGRPRILSTDNGFHGKTFGALSATHRAAYQDAFFAPAEGFDKVPYGDLEALERALAARPGEYAAFLVEPIQGEGGIVVPPPGYLREAREVCRRHGVLFIADEVQTGLGRTGVLFACQAEGVTPDAITLAKALGGGLMPIGAVLCTEEVYTEEFATKHSSTFAGNTLACRAGLAALDLLTRDEQALVRHVAETGEYLRQGLLAIQRRHPRVIREVRGRGFMLGIQFGVDREAFPGNLLGVMGEQELLTPVIASYLLNVEGLRVAPTLNGADVIRIEPPLIATRAECDYALAAIERVVELIDRDDTAALLRHLVSPQATTGQAVDRPARHQPALLAVRSREPEEAVAPSGDPREGRFAFLVHPVDLENYPEFDPSLAAFSRAELEELAGRWNHLLKPFRIGRTRVVSAAGATAYGEFYAVPRTADEFLAMPQAEAVAEIEEAIELARENGARIVGLGAYTSVVTRGGLHLRDAGVALTTGNSFTVVAAVEAIAEASRRLGFPLGQGTVAVVGATGAIGRATALLLAGEVRRLVLIGNPARPEQSRRRLLRVAADLARHVLSLAASGRPLGPLAQVLVEFGGWPDPAEPAEAFLPRLEAWLAAGRCPLVVTTDLDAMLPQADVVVTATSSTAHLVTPRNVKFGAVVCDLSRPPNVSREVGDARPDVLVIDGGVIEVPGRPSMGWNFGFERGLVYACMAETMMLALEHHYRHTSLGADLNLETILWLKDLARQHGFRLAELRSFDRPLPAEAWERVLAARSALGTAAR, from the coding sequence ATGCATCCTTTCCGGCAGTATGTCAACCCCCACCTGGCCGAGCTCCTCGAGCAGATCCAGATGGACAAGCGGTTTGTCCGGGGCGAGGGCTGCTGGCTCTGGGACGACCAGGGCCGCCGTTATCTGGACTTCGTCGCCGCCTACGGCGCGCTGCCCTTCGGCTTCAACCCGCCGGAGATCTGGGCGGCGCTGGAAGAGGCGCGCCACCGCGGCGAGCCGTCCTTCGTCCAGCCGTCCTTCTTGAATGCCGCCGGCGAGCTGGCCCGGCGGCTGATCGAGGTGGCGCCGCCGGGACTGCGCTACGTGACCTTTGCCAACAGCGGTGCCGAAGCGGTGGAAGCGGCCATCAAGCTGGCCCGGGCGGCCACCGGCCGGCCGCGGATCCTCTCCACGGACAACGGCTTTCACGGCAAGACCTTCGGTGCCCTCTCCGCCACCCACCGGGCAGCCTATCAGGACGCCTTCTTCGCCCCGGCCGAGGGCTTCGACAAGGTGCCCTACGGCGACCTGGAGGCCCTGGAGCGGGCGCTGGCGGCCCGGCCGGGCGAGTACGCCGCTTTCCTGGTCGAGCCGATCCAGGGCGAGGGCGGCATCGTGGTGCCGCCTCCCGGCTACCTGCGCGAGGCCCGGGAGGTGTGCCGGCGCCACGGGGTGCTGTTCATCGCCGATGAGGTGCAGACGGGGCTGGGCCGTACGGGCGTGCTCTTCGCCTGCCAGGCGGAAGGCGTCACACCCGACGCCATCACCCTGGCAAAGGCCCTGGGCGGCGGCCTCATGCCCATCGGCGCCGTGCTGTGCACCGAAGAGGTGTATACAGAAGAGTTCGCCACCAAGCACTCCTCGACCTTCGCGGGCAACACCCTGGCCTGCCGGGCCGGCCTGGCCGCCCTGGACCTCCTGACCCGGGACGAACAGGCCCTGGTCCGCCACGTGGCCGAGACCGGCGAGTACCTGCGGCAGGGCCTGCTGGCCATCCAGCGGCGCCATCCCCGGGTGATCCGGGAGGTGCGGGGGCGGGGGTTCATGCTGGGCATCCAGTTCGGGGTCGACCGGGAGGCCTTCCCCGGCAACCTGCTGGGAGTGATGGGCGAGCAGGAGCTGCTCACCCCGGTCATCGCCTCGTACCTGCTCAACGTGGAGGGGTTGCGGGTCGCCCCGACCCTGAACGGTGCCGACGTGATCCGCATCGAGCCGCCCCTCATCGCCACCCGGGCGGAGTGCGACTACGCCCTGGCCGCCATCGAGCGGGTGGTGGAACTCATCGACCGGGATGACACCGCTGCCCTGCTCCGGCACCTGGTCAGCCCGCAGGCGACGACCGGGCAGGCCGTGGACCGGCCCGCCCGCCACCAGCCTGCCCTCCTGGCGGTTCGCTCCCGCGAGCCGGAAGAGGCGGTGGCCCCCAGCGGCGATCCCCGGGAAGGGCGCTTTGCCTTCCTGGTTCATCCCGTCGACCTGGAGAACTACCCGGAGTTTGATCCCAGCCTGGCCGCCTTCAGCCGGGCGGAGCTGGAAGAGCTGGCCGGTCGTTGGAATCACCTCCTCAAGCCCTTCCGCATCGGCCGGACCCGGGTGGTCTCGGCGGCCGGGGCCACCGCCTACGGCGAGTTCTACGCCGTCCCCCGCACCGCCGACGAGTTCCTGGCCATGCCCCAGGCGGAGGCGGTGGCGGAGATCGAGGAAGCCATCGAACTGGCCCGCGAGAACGGCGCCCGGATCGTCGGGCTGGGCGCCTACACCTCGGTGGTCACCCGGGGCGGGCTGCACCTGCGGGACGCCGGCGTCGCCCTGACCACCGGCAACAGCTTCACCGTGGTGGCGGCCGTGGAGGCCATTGCCGAAGCCAGCCGCCGGCTGGGCTTCCCCCTTGGCCAGGGAACCGTGGCCGTGGTGGGCGCCACGGGCGCCATCGGGCGGGCGACGGCCCTGCTGCTGGCCGGTGAGGTGCGCCGGCTGGTGCTGATCGGCAACCCGGCCCGGCCCGAGCAGAGCCGGCGGCGGCTGCTGCGGGTGGCGGCCGATCTGGCCCGCCACGTGCTGAGCCTGGCGGCCTCGGGCCGGCCCCTGGGCCCGCTGGCGCAGGTCCTGGTGGAATTCGGCGGCTGGCCCGATCCCGCAGAACCCGCCGAGGCCTTCCTCCCCCGGCTGGAAGCCTGGCTGGCGGCAGGGCGGTGCCCCCTGGTCGTCACCACGGACCTGGACGCCATGCTGCCCCAGGCCGACGTGGTGGTGACCGCCACCAGCAGCACCGCCCACCTGGTCACGCCGCGCAACGTGAAGTTCGGAGCGGTGGTGTGCGACCTGAGCCGGCCGCCCAACGTCAGCCGGGAGGTGGGCGATGCCCGGCCCGACGTGCTGGTGATCGACGGCGGCGTCATCGAGGTGCCCGGCCGGCCGTCCATGGGGTGGAACTTCGGCTTCGAACGCGGCCTGGTCTATGCCTGCATGGCGGAGACCATGATGCTGGCCCTGGAGCACCACTACCGGCACACCAGCCTGGGGGCCGACCTCAACCTGGAGACCATCCTCTGGCTGAAGGACCTGGCCCGCCAGCACGGGTTCCGCCTGGCCGAGCTGCGCAGCTTCGACCGCCCCCTGCCGGCCGAAGCCTGGGAGCGGGTGCTGGCCGCCCGCTCCGCCCTGGGCACGGCGGCGCGGTAG
- a CDS encoding helix-turn-helix domain-containing protein produces the protein MELVRVGEKVIDRQRIYRMVDRILELRASGLSQQDVAHELGIDRTLVSRLESLGEVRRGHKLGLVGFPVGNREALEDVARSEGVDFVWLLTEEERRRFIGERSGAALLNDLMALIARARELDHLIFLGSDMRIRLVEALLGPDRVTGIQIGTSPITEDRFVDPEAIRQLIRQLRLPRDDRGGREPAP, from the coding sequence GTGGAACTGGTGCGCGTCGGCGAAAAGGTGATCGACCGGCAGCGGATCTACCGGATGGTCGACCGCATCCTGGAGCTGCGCGCCTCCGGCCTCTCCCAGCAGGACGTGGCCCATGAGCTGGGCATCGACCGGACCCTGGTCTCCCGCCTGGAAAGCCTGGGGGAGGTGCGGCGGGGCCATAAGCTGGGCCTGGTGGGCTTCCCCGTAGGGAACCGCGAGGCGCTGGAAGACGTGGCGCGCAGCGAGGGTGTCGACTTCGTCTGGCTGCTCACCGAGGAGGAGCGCCGGCGCTTCATCGGGGAACGCAGCGGCGCCGCCCTGCTCAACGATCTCATGGCCCTCATCGCCCGCGCCCGGGAACTGGACCACTTGATCTTCCTGGGCTCGGACATGCGGATCCGGCTGGTCGAAGCGCTCCTGGGGCCGGACCGGGTGACGGGCATCCAGATCGGCACGTCGCCCATCACCGAGGACCGGTTCGTCGACCCTGAAGCCATTCGCCAGCTGATCCGGCAGCTGCGGCTACCGCGGGACGACCGCGGCGGGCGCGAGCCCGCTCCCTAG
- a CDS encoding ABC transporter ATP-binding protein: protein MAQPFKLLEEHQDPGGTDRHRAGALGSAGGAEGKPHPGPGPVLVVRNLVKRFGRKAAVGGISFAVEPGETFGLLGPNGAGKSTTLAIIAGLLRPDGGEVEVGGFSLAARRREAQRLLGVVPQDLALYPELTAAQNMGHFAALRGLRGAEKRRQIEEALHLVGLAEHAGQRVERFSGGMKRRLNIAIGLLGRPRLLLLDEPTVGIDPQSRRHILEAIRKLAASGIAVLYTSHYMEEVEFLCRRVAIMDHGRIIAQGPLDEVRALAGDAAILRLPWDPVYVDADPQAVARQLGVPVEVTGGEARFVLPGGPEQAAQVVAELVRRGIPLRGMRVETPDLETVFLALTGRALRD from the coding sequence ATGGCCCAGCCTTTCAAGCTCCTGGAGGAGCACCAGGATCCGGGCGGCACCGACCGGCACCGTGCCGGAGCCCTTGGATCCGCCGGTGGTGCGGAGGGGAAACCCCATCCAGGACCAGGGCCCGTGCTGGTGGTCCGGAACCTGGTCAAGCGGTTCGGGCGGAAGGCAGCGGTCGGCGGCATCTCCTTTGCGGTGGAACCCGGCGAGACCTTCGGGCTGTTGGGGCCCAACGGTGCCGGCAAGAGCACCACCCTGGCCATCATCGCGGGCCTGCTGAGGCCCGACGGTGGAGAAGTGGAGGTCGGCGGCTTCTCCCTGGCCGCCCGGCGCCGCGAAGCGCAGCGCCTGCTGGGGGTGGTGCCCCAGGACCTTGCCCTCTACCCCGAGTTGACGGCAGCCCAGAACATGGGTCACTTCGCGGCCCTGCGCGGCCTGCGGGGCGCGGAAAAGCGCCGGCAGATCGAAGAAGCCCTGCATCTGGTGGGACTGGCGGAGCACGCGGGCCAGCGGGTGGAGCGGTTCTCCGGCGGCATGAAGCGGCGGCTCAACATCGCCATCGGCCTTCTAGGGCGCCCACGCCTGCTGCTCCTGGACGAACCCACCGTGGGCATCGACCCCCAGTCCCGCCGCCACATCCTGGAGGCCATCCGGAAGCTGGCTGCGTCCGGCATCGCCGTCCTGTACACCAGCCACTACATGGAGGAGGTCGAGTTCCTCTGCCGGCGGGTCGCCATCATGGACCACGGCCGGATCATTGCCCAGGGGCCGCTGGACGAGGTCCGGGCCCTGGCGGGTGATGCCGCCATCCTGCGCCTGCCGTGGGACCCTGTGTACGTTGACGCGGATCCCCAGGCGGTCGCCCGCCAGCTGGGCGTCCCCGTCGAGGTGACGGGCGGCGAGGCCCGGTTCGTCCTGCCTGGGGGGCCGGAACAGGCAGCCCAGGTGGTCGCGGAACTGGTTCGCCGCGGCATCCCGCTGCGCGGGATGCGTGTGGAAACGCCCGACCTGGAGACGGTGTTTCTGGCCCTGACGGGCCGGGCCCTGCGGGATTAG
- a CDS encoding ABC transporter permease encodes MDGLRQAGLIAANQLLRFVLDWRGVLILFLLPLAFNLVLGISLRQAFTPEFRPERPYRVAIAAPAGHQAAPAVLQVLAAGEADGWIEIQRVKSGEAAVGAVRQRRADAALIVPAGFPQEPLRVIAEPGTVPASVVETLAREAAAAAGSGPAGEAGGAGGGDSGRPVPVDLTMQPAPPPAGGESPGSGAPPEVGAMAYYAAGMAVMMLYLATREGTRAYLADRSTGVYLRVRAGGTGRAAYLAGTFAGSVATGLAFMVVMALVTRWLFGVHWGHPGGWIPLTLAATLAAAGVNAVLVGLARSPEVLEGVSIALAQVLGFFGGSMMPLFIFPEILARLSRFVPNRWMLDGFLELMAGAGPAAVQDEILRLTAAGAALLMVGWALDQLLARLVGEG; translated from the coding sequence ATGGACGGGTTGCGACAGGCAGGTCTCATCGCGGCCAACCAGCTGCTGCGCTTCGTGCTGGACTGGCGGGGCGTGCTGATCCTCTTCCTCCTGCCCCTGGCCTTCAACCTGGTGCTCGGGATAAGCCTGCGCCAGGCCTTCACCCCCGAATTCCGGCCCGAGCGGCCCTACCGGGTGGCGATCGCCGCGCCGGCCGGCCACCAAGCGGCGCCGGCAGTCCTGCAGGTCCTGGCAGCGGGGGAGGCGGACGGCTGGATCGAGATCCAGAGGGTGAAATCAGGCGAGGCCGCCGTGGGAGCGGTCCGGCAGCGCCGGGCCGATGCGGCCCTGATCGTGCCGGCGGGGTTCCCCCAGGAGCCCCTCAGGGTCATCGCCGAACCCGGGACGGTACCGGCCTCTGTGGTCGAGACCCTGGCCCGCGAGGCCGCGGCAGCGGCTGGGTCCGGCCCTGCCGGAGAGGCCGGTGGCGCCGGCGGGGGGGACAGCGGCCGCCCAGTGCCCGTCGACCTCACCATGCAGCCCGCACCCCCGCCGGCCGGTGGAGAGTCGCCTGGCAGCGGCGCGCCACCCGAGGTGGGTGCCATGGCTTATTACGCCGCAGGTATGGCCGTCATGATGCTCTACCTGGCGACCCGCGAGGGGACCAGGGCCTACCTGGCCGACCGCAGCACCGGCGTGTACCTGCGCGTCCGTGCGGGAGGAACCGGCCGCGCCGCCTACCTGGCGGGCACCTTCGCCGGCAGCGTGGCCACGGGCCTGGCCTTCATGGTGGTCATGGCGCTGGTCACCCGGTGGCTCTTCGGGGTCCACTGGGGCCACCCGGGGGGATGGATCCCCCTGACCCTGGCCGCCACTCTGGCGGCCGCAGGGGTCAATGCCGTCCTGGTGGGGCTTGCCAGGTCCCCGGAGGTGCTGGAGGGTGTCAGCATCGCCCTGGCCCAGGTGCTGGGGTTCTTCGGCGGGTCGATGATGCCCCTGTTCATCTTTCCCGAGATCCTGGCCCGGCTCTCCCGCTTCGTTCCCAACCGGTGGATGCTGGACGGCTTCCTTGAACTCATGGCCGGCGCAGGACCGGCAGCGGTTCAAGATGAAATCCTGCGCCTCACGGCGGCGGGGGCGGCCTTGCTGATGGTGGGGTGGGCCCTGGACCAGCTCCTGGCACGATTGGTGGGGGAGGGGTGA
- a CDS encoding ABC transporter permease, protein MTPDAGNRHRGATLRRVAAIAATTTRRTLLRPLNLLWLLIVPLFFGGVIASLFAPSDKPPRLAVVVEDQGTWVGPLLDGLSATPMNLQRLARDEATARLHQGRERVVLLIPDGFSRSVEAGVPRLELWYAPRAEPGAEIARIRTVAAGLVTGTPAGPLSLVVKAPRQAAAAGDFALLRTVYGFYVMFALVSLITQAAALHRERELGTLSRSLVAGATYGEMVAGHALALFPLGLLQAAAMVGVTALGGAPWFAAGLPALVLVLIAPLVAACGIALAVAGFTRTSRQINAAGSLVGTIAAMLGGAFWPLDVVPVSLQEVARLSPVYWALDGLREAFVFGGPGAAQWPAAATLVLMGVLAGTAGVLGLRRWAA, encoded by the coding sequence GTGACGCCGGATGCGGGCAATCGCCACCGGGGTGCCACCTTGCGGCGGGTAGCGGCCATTGCCGCCACCACCACGCGCCGGACCCTGCTGCGGCCGCTCAACCTGCTGTGGCTCCTGATCGTCCCTCTGTTCTTCGGCGGTGTGATAGCAAGCCTGTTCGCCCCATCAGACAAGCCGCCGAGGCTGGCGGTGGTGGTCGAAGATCAAGGGACTTGGGTGGGTCCGTTGCTGGACGGCCTGTCCGCCACGCCCATGAACCTGCAGCGCCTGGCACGGGACGAAGCCACCGCGCGCCTGCACCAGGGCAGGGAGCGGGTGGTGCTCCTGATTCCCGACGGCTTTTCCCGGTCGGTCGAAGCAGGCGTGCCGCGGCTGGAACTCTGGTACGCTCCGCGGGCCGAGCCCGGCGCAGAAATCGCTAGGATCCGGACGGTAGCGGCCGGCCTCGTTACCGGAACGCCCGCGGGTCCTCTGTCGTTGGTGGTCAAAGCACCGCGGCAGGCAGCCGCGGCGGGCGACTTTGCGCTGTTGCGCACGGTCTACGGGTTCTACGTCATGTTCGCCCTGGTCTCCCTCATCACCCAGGCGGCCGCCCTGCACCGGGAACGGGAGCTGGGCACCCTGTCCCGCTCGCTGGTGGCGGGGGCCACCTACGGCGAGATGGTGGCCGGCCACGCCCTGGCGCTGTTCCCCCTTGGGCTGTTGCAGGCGGCGGCCATGGTGGGCGTCACGGCGCTGGGCGGTGCTCCGTGGTTCGCCGCCGGCCTGCCGGCCCTGGTCCTGGTCTTGATCGCACCTCTGGTGGCCGCATGCGGCATCGCCCTGGCGGTGGCAGGGTTCACCCGCACGTCGCGGCAGATCAACGCGGCCGGCTCGCTGGTGGGCACCATTGCCGCCATGCTGGGCGGCGCGTTCTGGCCTCTGGACGTGGTTCCGGTGTCCCTGCAGGAGGTGGCGCGGCTCAGCCCGGTGTATTGGGCGTTGGACGGATTGCGTGAGGCTTTCGTCTTCGGTGGCCCGGGTGCGGCCCAGTGGCCGGCGGCGGCGACCCTGGTGCTGATGGGGGTGCTGGCGGGGACGGCCGGTGTCCTGGGACTCCGCCGCTGGGCGGCTTAG